The following are from one region of the Dermacentor albipictus isolate Rhodes 1998 colony chromosome 5, USDA_Dalb.pri_finalv2, whole genome shotgun sequence genome:
- the LOC135917272 gene encoding uncharacterized protein isoform X2, which yields MARAALLVFAVLVAIVAAQAAVLKVSPPTAKTSVDASAAAEAARRERLVDEIRRQQELLELSADHLGDDTEEHRFRRLLEKFVYALNVRTIIGAMRDTITGEITPAQIIAKTNEVLGEASSLAIGIVQFLKNMGPLTFKIFMHRILTGEDA from the exons ATGGCTCGAGCAGCTCTCTTGGTTTTCGCGGTCCTCGTCGCCATAGTGGCAGCGCAAGCGG CCGTGCTGAAGGTCAGTCCACCAACCGCGAAGACCTCGGTCGATGcatcggcggcggcggaggcggcgcGCCGCGAGCGCCTGGTGGACGAGATCCGGCGGCAGCAGGAGCTGCTCGAGCTGTCGGCCGACCACCTGGGTGACGACACCGAGGAACACCGGTTCCGCCGACTCCTCGAGAAGTTCGTGTACGCGCTTAACGTGCGCACTATCATCGGCGCCATGCGCGACACG ATTACCGGAGAAATCACACCTGCCCAAATAATCGCAAAGACCAATGAAGTTCTCGGTGAGGCATCCTCG CTGGCCATCGGAATCGTCCAATTCCTGAAAAACATGGGACCTCTGACCTTCAAGATATTTATGCACAGAATTTTGACTGGCGAAGACGCATAA